A genomic window from Bubalus bubalis isolate 160015118507 breed Murrah chromosome X, NDDB_SH_1, whole genome shotgun sequence includes:
- the TSC22D3 gene encoding TSC22 domain family protein 3 isoform X5, with amino-acid sequence MDLVKNHLMYAVREEVEILKEQIRELVEKNSQLERENTLLKTLASPEQLEKFQSRLSPEEPAPETPETPEAPGGSAV; translated from the exons ATG GATCTAGTGAAGAATCATCTGATGTATGCTGTGAGAGAGGAGGTGGAGATCCTGAAGGAGCAGATCCGGGAGCTGGTGGAGAAGAACTCCCAGCTGGAGCGGGAGAATACTCTCTTGAAGACCCTGGCGAGCCCAGAGCAGCTGGAGAAGTTCCAGTCCCGTCTGAGCCCTGAGGAGCCAGCTCCCGAAACCCCAGAAACCCCCGAGGCCCCCGGTGGTTCTGCGGTGTAA
- the TSC22D3 gene encoding TSC22 domain family protein 3 isoform X3 — protein sequence MNTEMYQTPMEVAVYQLHNFNISFFSSLLGGDVVSVKLDNSASGASVVALDNKIEQAMDLVKNHLMYAVREEVEILKEQIRELVEKNSQLERENTLLKTLASPEQLEKFQSRLSPEEPAPETPETPEAPGGSAV from the exons ATGAACACCGAAATGTATCAGACCCCCATGGAGGTGGCGGTCTATCAGCTGCACAATTTCAacatctccttcttctcttccctgcttGGAGGGGATGTGGTTTCCGTTAAGCTGGATAACAG TGCCTCCGGAGCCAGTGTGGTGGCCTTAGACAACAAGATCGAGCAGGCCATG GATCTAGTGAAGAATCATCTGATGTATGCTGTGAGAGAGGAGGTGGAGATCCTGAAGGAGCAGATCCGGGAGCTGGTGGAGAAGAACTCCCAGCTGGAGCGGGAGAATACTCTCTTGAAGACCCTGGCGAGCCCAGAGCAGCTGGAGAAGTTCCAGTCCCGTCTGAGCCCTGAGGAGCCAGCTCCCGAAACCCCAGAAACCCCCGAGGCCCCCGGTGGTTCTGCGGTGTAA